The DNA window GCTGTTGTGAAAATACGGCACCGTAGAGGTCATCTTTTCTTGCATCAAGTAATACACATACCGGATAGCCTGTATAAGGGAAATTCAGTGCCAGCCCTTCAAATGTGGATATTGGAATAACCGGTTTAGTACTGACAAGCGCAAATCCTTTGACCGTATTGATTCCAACTCTTAAGCCTGTAAAAGAGCCCGGACCGGTTGTAACTACAAAGGCATCAACCGAGCCGACAGTGGTATCCGATTCCCGGAGGATATAGTCCAGAGCCGGCATAAGCCTCTCAGAATGTGTTTTTTTATCGGGAACCAGGTTCACCCTCAAGTCAGCCAAAAGACCGCCTACGGAATCAAAGACGGCAACCCCACCGACCGTTGATGACGTATCAATGCAAAGCAGCCTCATGTCCCAATATCTTAATAACTTTAGAACAAAAACATCAAGCTATACTAACACCAAACACTTGCAATTTTACCACCCTTAGCTGTACCATAGTGAGAGTCTTGCTTATTAACACAATTAAAGGAGCATAGT is part of the Nitrospirae bacterium YQR-1 genome and encodes:
- the tsaB gene encoding tRNA (adenosine(37)-N6)-threonylcarbamoyltransferase complex dimerization subunit type 1 TsaB, with amino-acid sequence MRLLCIDTSSTVGGVAVFDSVGGLLADLRVNLVPDKKTHSERLMPALDYILRESDTTVGSVDAFVVTTGPGSFTGLRVGINTVKGFALVSTKPVIPISTFEGLALNFPYTGYPVCVLLDARKDDLYGAVFSQQLNGDLKEIVQGGVYKLDEICEKLHGRTILTGDGSIKYKDRLQQLLGDNALFCGTQHQYISPAAVAAAGLKKLNYGGGISAEMLKPLYLKGGGGQSRADGR